In the Topomyia yanbarensis strain Yona2022 chromosome 3, ASM3024719v1, whole genome shotgun sequence genome, one interval contains:
- the LOC131687336 gene encoding putative uncharacterized protein DDB_G0271606, whose amino-acid sequence MSLPATASTPPTVHPKVPSPKTSLGPSSSGSSASSSNGTGSNSNSLLETGLLLANLQKANPLLVASILSSSGLAKASIPGLTQLLGTLTEQPPVAPKKTQRRRSNTQNQTTPQHNQPQTVQQMIHPKIPLQFQPSPKSSPSPQHPAPSESPSSHPLSQQIKLLQQVQMQQQQRLLLEQQQKAAVEQQQKAAAQAQEQRRIQEQKQKLQMLQQLQAQKHAQVNAASATSPTLAATHNPSISSSSSQQTSAAGGFSFDPLYLSAIYANPSLYLQALSPEQLLQFYKNLPNVAGVPPNSKS is encoded by the coding sequence ATGTCATTACCAGCTACAGCCAGTACACCGCCTACCGTTCATCCAAAGGTACCTAGTCCAAAAACTTCTCTGGGACCATCATCGTCTGGTTCGTCGGCATCCAGTTCCAACGGAACTGGTTCAAACTCAAACTCTTTGCTTGAAACAGGACTTCTTCTGGCAAATTTGCAAAAAGCGAATCCTCTTTTGGTTGCAAGTATTTTATCCTCCTCTGGATTAGCAAAGGCGTCCATTCCCGGCCTAACGCAGCTACTTGGTACTCTCACGGAGCAACCGCCTGTAGCCCCCAAGAAGACACAACGCAGGAGATCCAACACACAAAACCAAACAACTCCTCAACATAATCAACCGCAAACCGTTCAACAAATGATCCACCCTAAGATTCCCCTTCAGTTCCAGCCATCACCAAAATCCTCACCATCGCCACAACATCCTGCACCATCGGAATCACCATCTTCACACCCGCTTAGTCAACAGATTAAACTTCTTCAGCAGGTTCAGATGCAGCAACAGCAAAGATTGCTACTCGAACAGCAACAGAAGGCTGCAGTCGAACAGCAACAAAAAGCTGCTGCACAAGCCCAAGAGCAACGGCGTATCcaagagcaaaaacaaaaacttcaGATGCTACAACAATTACAAGCCCAGAAACATGCACAAGTCAATGCAGCTAGTGCTACCTCGCCAACCTTGGCCGCCACACACAATCCTTCGATATCTTCATCATCGTCACAGCAAACTTCCGCGGCCGGCGGATTTTCTTTCGACCCTCTCTATCTGTCGGCAATCTACGCGAATCCTAGCCTGTACCTACAGGCGCTGAGTCCGGAGCAGCTGCTACAGTTCTACAAAAACCTTCCCAACGTTGCTGGCGTACCCCCGAACAGCAAGAGCTAG